DNA sequence from the Mauremys mutica isolate MM-2020 ecotype Southern chromosome 9, ASM2049712v1, whole genome shotgun sequence genome:
ACAGCTCAAAGAACCAGAATAAGGCATTTAGGAAAGTTTTAAGTGTCATGAAAAACTTTacgcatttaaaaaaacaaacaaaaaaacccaccaattcACTGCTGCATGGGACACTGAAAGTCAATTCAAAGAGTGTTGCAGCAGAAACCAGTGCTCAAAGGGGTTAAAGTGTACAGTGATGGTTAATCTTAGAGGTGAGTAGGCAGCCGTATGAATACGCACTTTAAAGGATGGTTTAAGATCCTAAACCACCACCAGAATGTGTATTGTCTTGCAAACACCTACAGTAAAACCCAAACCATTCCTTGGTTGAGGAATAATTCCAGGAGTTCCCACTGCTGTAGAGAGGAAGGGTATGAATTACTAATGAGGCTCTGTGTAGCATAGAGGGAACTGTCAGTAGCTTACCCCTCTGCTGAGATGCTTTTCACCACTGGCTGCAAATTGAGGTGCTTGGGTGGCACTTGGGTATCTCTTGTCGTTGTCCTCCAGAGCAGCCTTCATCCCCTTTGGGTTTTCTTTACACAGACACTTTCCTGAATTATTTGGTGTAACTGCTGATCTGCGCTCACAACAGGCCAGACGCTAATAATTGGACTGTGTGCCAGTCACACAGCGGTAACCACTCCCAGAAACACCTGCACAAGCCCTGTCAATGCCACTGCTCTGTTTCTGAATGTCCTGAAGGCTACTGTCCTCATGTGCAGTCTGACAGGGAAGCAGAGCTGCCTCgctggagggagagaggctcAAGCCAGACATGAAGGTTGTACATCTGCTCCCGAAGGCCTGAGTCCTGACATTGGGAAGCCCCCCTTCTAAAGTGTCGGAAGCCTTATTAGATGACTTGTCTCTGACTGCCTGGTGCATGTGGTATTACAGGTGGAGCAGTTCTGGAGGTTTTACAGTCACATGGTACGTCCTGGGGACCTGACAGGCCATAGCGACTTCCATCTCTTCAAAGAGGGAATCAAACCCATGTGGGAGGTGAGTTGGCGCTCGGGTGTCTGCCTTGGATTGTTAGCAGGTCGTTTCTGGCAGAGCGTTTTCTACAGTGACTGGTCTCCTAGCATTAAATGGCAAGCCAGGCTGTCATTCCGGCTGCAGTTACGTTTGTCCTCCTGCAGAGCCCTGTCTCCTCTCACATAGCAGCTACTGACACAACTAATGAGGCACTTGCCCTGTCTGCAGAGGAGCGGTATTCAGGAGCAATGAGAGCTGGTGCTCTCCCTGAGACTAAGAAAAATTGCCTCTGGTGATCAGGTGTCTCCAGTCCAAGATGGCAGATTCCAGAGAGACTCCACAAGCTGTGGCCCAAGAGAACTTGGCTAGGTTACTGTGTGCTGTTTTTGTGACAACTGCACCTTGTTCTGCAGCCTGAATGTAAGAGACCAACTTCTCTCCTTGTGTGTGAAAGCTCAGGCACTGAGAATAAACAGAATCGTGATAAAGAATCTGGGGGTGGGTTGGGAGGCTTGGATCTGATTTCCCGTCGTCTTCTTTCTCTTGGAGTTCAGCTTGTTTCTGTGCAGTAGTCAGACAGTAGCTCTGCATGGAAGTTGCCACACCAGACCAACTAGTTTGCTCACCTGCCCCTAACAATGCCCAGTAGGAGGCTGCGGTCTGAGAATTTTATGCCTTGCTATGAAGCTCCTCACTGTGCTACTCTGCCTTGAAGAAATGATTTCTGACCCCAGTTGGCGATTAgtgtatgccctgaagcatggggaTTTATAGCCTGTGTTGCTACAAATACTATTCTAATAGAAATGTCTATCCTTTTTGGACTCTGTAACCTAGATGCTTTGATAAGATCCTGCAGCAGAAGGTTCCATGTGTCAgtatttaaacttttaaaaagcaTCTCTTCTGATCCATCTTAAAATGGTTCTTTTAATTTCGGGTACCCACTTGGTTCATGTATTGAGAGGGGAGTAACTTGGAGCTCACTTCGACCCTTCTCTCCTCCACTAGCTTCCTTGTGCTTGTTCTCCTTTCTAAATTAATCCTAATCCACTGTCCTTATATGGTCATATATAAAATGCcactccctgccctgtctccgTGCGATGCTAATCCATTACCTGACCCTACCCTGCCATCTACCCAGATATCAGAAGCCTCAATCGTAATGTTCCTGGTTATTTACTGTGCTGGGAGATCAAGCTGCTCAGCTGACAAAGGGAAATTAAACAGCTCACTGAACTGAGGTGCACTCAGCCTGAAAGAAAACTGACTCTAACCTTCAACTACAAGGCCCAGTCCCTCCACTCCAACCACTGTTCGTGCTGGCCCTGAAAACCTCCTAAGTTCTTCTGATTATTTTCAGCAATCACATCTGCTCCTTTTTGCTTCCTTGTCCACCTTAGTCAGTGTGGAAAGGTCTTCACGGGGTTAAACTAAACTCCCTGCTAAGGACTGAATCCCAGACAGCACATTTCTGAAGGGGATGTTCTGGTCTCCCAGTCCTGAACATTTGCTCCGAAGGCAATTTGCCCCGTCGGTAATTTGCCACATTCCTGGAGTTTGTGCTGATTTTGTTTGTCCTCCTTGCATGTAGCTGTTCTTGCCACCTTCTGCACTGAAATCTTCAGCCTGTGTCTGTGATAGCACCATCGGTTATCAGGACTAGGACTGTAACGTCTCCCATCTTACTGTGACTCATTCCAGTACTGGATAGTCTGAGCCTTTATTTTTAACAGGTCTCTCTGGTAACATGCAGAAATAACCTATTCTCTGAAGTTCTTCCTCTGCCTATAAGTAGGAGTTTACAAACATATGTTCCCTTAACATCCCTGTGATGTAATtaggtattattcccattttacagctgggaaagcTGAATCACAGATGGGGGTGACTTGCCTAATTCTAGCGGGGGAATCAGTGTTAGAGATGAGAGTAGAAGTCAGGCGTTCCTATCCCCTAGTTCCATGTGCAGATCACGGGATCATGGTGATATGATGGATCAGTTTGTCCTTGTTTAGAGTCAACCAGAGCCCAAGTACACAGTGAATAGAGGGAAGATCTGCGGAATCTCTGGGGAGAGTCATTGTCTCAAATGTTGCCTGGCATTCAGAGTACACTTGTCACGCCTCCTTCGTCACTAAACATGACAGTGCCTGAGCTTGAACATTCCTTCATTCTGTCCCTCTTGGTCCCATGTGATTGATATTTGCTCATTTGTGAGCTTGTTGTTTCAGCAGCAAAATAGCTGGGAGAAAATGAATCAGTGTCTCACCCCTCTTCCCAGGACGATGCCAACAAAAATGGTGGCAAGTGGATTATCCGTCTGCGCAAGGGCTTAGCATCTCGCTGCTGGGAGAATCTCATTCTGGCGATGTTGGGAGAACAGTTTATGGTGGGGGAAGAAATCTGTGGGGCAGTTGTCTCTGTCCGATTCCAGGTAAGCTGCTATTGGGCCTACGTTGGGCACGTGTGCTGACTTGGGGGGTGGAATCTGCGGGGCCGTCATCTCTGTCCAGTTCGATGTAAACTGCCCTGCGGACTGTCAAGCACGTGTTCTGGCTGGAGCGCACAAACTCCCATCTGTTTACACCCCCTTGTTGTTGTTCTGTAGGAGGATATTATCTCCATATGGAACAAGACCGCTAGCGACCAGGCCACAACAGCTCGGATACGCGACACGTTACGCCGAGTGCTTAACCTACCTCCGAACACCATCATGGAATACAAAACGCACACTGACAGCATCAAGTAcgtgcgggggcagggggagggagcgcTGCCTGGTGCATGTGTGTCGGAGCAGTTTTCTGTAGGACCCAGGTGCAGAGAGAAGTGGTCACACGCACTAATGCTTTGGGCCTGTTATCTGCTAACAATACCGTAAACAGCAACTGTCGCATTAGTGGCCTCTAAAAGCCAAAAGTTTGTCACTGCCATACTGTTGTTGGGGATCTATGAACTTAATAGTAAATCCCTCGGTTTGCCTGTAGCCTGCACTCCTGGGCTCTTTCTTAGGGACCCGTCCTCGTCTTCATCCGGGAATGAGCTACCCATCATAGGAAGGGGCTTTTTCAATTAAGGAACAAGATTGCGGTGGGGATCAGATCCTTTGAATGAGTAGGAATTCTGGAGGATAAAATACCAAAGCGAACTGGGATTTATAGAATCATTAAGTTAATAAATGTTCTTGGGAAAGCACTGTGTAAATTTACAGTGCTGTACAACTGATTTCTAATCCTCATAAATCCTTATAGTAAATCGTCCCAACCCTTGGTAACCGAGGCTTGTAACAAGACTAGAGGATCATGGTACGTAGAGAGGACAGTTGTATTTTAACCAAGCTCATTATAATTTGCCATGCTAGGCCGTTTGGCGGGACTTTTATTTCTTAGTGTCAAAGAGTTGCTGCATATTTGGGTACTAGTCATAAGTAAATAACATTAAACCCTTTTCACTGAAGTTTATTATAAACCAGACATTAATTAGGTCTCATGGGTTAAACTACGAATGTTTCAAAGTTTACATATGCACAAAGAAATTAATAAAGAGAAAAATTCCGTGGAGTAGAGGGCTTCGTAGTCCAGCTTGTAACCAAGGGCCCAagtatttgtgattttttttcccccccaagtcTAACCCTGTTTTCATGTCTAAAACTTCCCAGGTCTTGGCAAGCCATCTGTCCAATTTAAACACCACAGAGCAGTGGTCACAATGGCTGGTGAGGTCAGCCTAGTTCTTAGTGGGACAAGCGTCTACATCATGGAAGCCACAGTTGCTGCATAATTAGACTGTGGGTCAGCTACTCAAATTGTATTCATGCCAAATGATTTGTCAGAACGTTCCTTTGCCAGAGAACCTCTTTTTCTTAGGTGACTACTGCTCACctattggggaggggggaatttttCTTATTAACCTAAATCTGTTCCTGACCCTGTTCTGTTTCTAAAAGATCTGACTTGTTTTATTGAGTGAATCTTCCATTGGGCTCTGTGAGCCATCTCGCTGTGGAGCACAACTTCTCCTGCACATGCTTCTGTTACATGTTTGTGGAGAGCAAAATTTCTGTCATGCCTGTTTCGTGACGAGATCTCAGAGGGCTCCTGCAGACCCGCACTTGGCTGCGTTGCGTCTGATCTTTGTTCAGAGACGGCATAGCCTTCGAGCTAAGGTTGAGGGGCTCTCTGTGGGCGAGGGGACTGTAGAAATTCCTCTGTCGCTTTCCCTTCCTCCATGGCTCTGAACAGAGAGCCCCTGCTCCGAGCCAGCATTCCGGCTATTGTGGCAGGAGGCAGCTTGGCTGCCTTGGTGAGGGAGAGCGGGTTTACCAAGGGGTGCTTCCAGTGTAGCCGTCCCGGCCTTTCCCCGGAGACTCCTTCCTCAGCATTCCTACCCTTTGCTGCCCTCGGAAATGGGAatgcattgcattgcattgccTGGAGGCTGCCGGGCTCCGCCCCTTTGCTCATGGCCCCTTCTCTCTGGATATCATCCCTTGCATTTGTTCTGCTGATATACAATCCAGGATGCCAGTGTCTGGGAATAACAGGTGTTTGAGGAACAGATTCACTTAAACAAGGCGTGATGTTGACTAGCTCACATTACAGCTGGGAATGATTCTTAAAAGGGGCTAAATTGGTTTGTCTCCTGCTCATTCTGGTGCAGGTAAGAAGGCAGGAAGTGTGCTTGCAGCCTCTCTGAAGCAGAGCTAGGCTAGTCATTGACTTATCCAAGGGAGAACAAGAACTGATTGCTGTTAGCTAGTTCAAGTCTGCTGCAGTGTGTTTCCAACATCGTCCCAGCTCGTCCTTTAATAGGATTGTTTCcactggccagattctgatctcatttccaCGGTGTAAATCCAAACTATTCGTCACTGAAGTTACTTTGgttacacctgtgtaactgagagcagaatctggcctgttgTCTTGCTTTCATGCCGCTTGCATTAGTGTGTAGTTGCTGCTAACAACCAGTTTAATTGCTGCAGTTGTAAACTCTCTGGGTTGGGCGCAGCCTTTGACAGATTAACAACTCTGTTAGTGTCTCACAGCGCTGGCTGCAGTCGGACTGTATCTGGCTGAGCTGATTTGCATTAGCAGAGTCCTTTTGCTAATAAAAAATCTCTTGCAAACCTGCTGTCATCTTCCAGAAGATCTCACCCTCGTTACCTTCCCTGTCTGTCAAGCCCTGTCGAAATACATGGCTCCACTCCGCTTATGCTGCAGATGTACCATCTGATTTATGGCTCTAGGGGGGCTTTCTAGCCAGCACTCTAATCTCACACGCTGTGGCTGTGTTTTATGAAAGGCCCTAATGGACCCGCCCTGCTGGAGATTGTGTCAGGGCCTCCTTTCCAAGTGGTTTCTCGTGGTTCTGTTTGTATGGACTGCATCTCTCCACCGGAGCTCGGCTCATATGCACAGTTTGATTGGCGTCtcagctgggggggaagggggggggttagGGAGAAGATGGGCATTtctcacaaaaataaataaaagaaagtcttgattttttttaatttattttttgtgtgCATAGGGCATTGCCCTTTATTAGCTTTTGACACATTGCAACTGAACAGCTCTAGAAATCTCCAGTGTGTCCCTCACTGCGGTTTCCGGGCCCTGTGGTGCAGGTTTTATGTATTACTTGTGTGACATTAAATGTACACGTTAAATTTATTTAATACAGGCCAATTCTTCCAGGCGCTCAGAGGGGATGAGCCCCTCTGCTGCTGAAAGTGCTGATGCTGCCAAGCTGGGTTAGAAAAGTATCTGTCGTCCCCAGTTATTCAGAGAGGTTGTTCTGCACGTCATTCTTCCCGGGCTCGGGACGTGTTTTTAGCTAGATAAGTGGAGCTGTCAGAGTCGTTTTCCTGTGTCCCTTCGTTCTCATGCCTATGATTTTGACAAACGTCCTAAATCCCAGCAAGTAGCAGGGTCCATTCATTTCCATATCATTAGAAGagctagtccagtccctggcAGCTTTGTGTCCGTTCAGGGACCTGCGGTACCGCAGACATCAGTGCTGGTCTCTTTCGAAATGCACGAGGCCTTGCATTAGCTGTCGTGTTTTAATGGTTGGCGAGAGAGTCTCTTACTGTTCCCCAAGAGCTCTTCCTTTAGCTATTGTTCTTCAGAACCCCACTTCTAATGCTGGGAGAGTCTGGGGAAATTCCGTTATCTGCTCCTGTCACCCCCAGGGAGGTGTgggccccagcctggcacagctTGGGAATAAAAGTGGATTCTTGGCAGTGGTGCCCTTCACTTGGTACTTCCTTGCTGTGAACGTTGCACCCTTCCCATTACCTGTTGGAACGGAGGCTGTGCCATTTTGCAAGGGAGGGACTGGCCACCGGCACAAGAGCATCTGGCGTAAACCGCTGCGGATGCTGCCACTGGGAGCGGGTGAACCTGGAGCTTGTTGGGGTCGGCGCATTCGGGGAGAACCGGTTGCTGTAGTTGTGGGATATTCGCGTGTTGCTTTAGCGGGGTTCCTTCACTGACCCATGTGGTTTTTTCCCCATCTACCCCATCCTTCTTTCCAACTCCTGTTGTGTGTTTGGGTGGCTGCTCCCACCAACCCCACACAGTCAGCTTCCCGAGAGAGAGGAACATATTCCTTGAGTGGCAGCACGGCAGACTTTGCGGAGCCACCTGGGCTGGAAAGAGTTTAGTTAAAGTGACTCTGGAGTATCCTGTCAGAGCTTTAAGTGGGGCGGCTTTTCTGAAAACAAAGCCCCTGTTGTTTGtaggtggctgctgctgcagtgggagctgagcagggtataAAACTCTCCCTTCCCTTCAGAGTCGGCACTGATAAATAATGGGACTACTAGAGTAAATTGGAAGAATGGCTGATCTTATTAGTGCTGGCATCAGGGCTGGTTCACGGCAGACacttggagaaaagaaaagggctgAGGTTAGCTGGATGATGAGCAGATACAGAAGGGAACAGAGGGAGGGTTCTGCGGTGTAGGGAAATGAATTAAGCCACTACGTAGAGCTCTCCAGGACACGCACATAGGGAACGAGATCTCAGATCCACTGGAGACTGCTGGAAAGTGAAATCCCCACAGAGTTTAGCACTGTTTGGCCGGGAAATCCTAGCGGTAACTGATTCTAAGGGAAAGTGAAACAGCAAGTCCGTGGGCTTAGTGTTTGGGGGGGCATCTCCTTTGCCGCCACATCAGAACACAGCTAATTCTACAGCTCATTTGACCCACTGGGATGCCCATTTCCATCTGCTCACAATTTCTCGAGAACACGCTGGGAAATGAAATTGCTGAACGCTGCAGCCACTCCAACAATTGTCTCCTTACACTGCTCTGAATGTGAGCTGCCCCGAATGTGACCTGCCCCCAGGGCCTCCAATTTCTAGCCCTGTTCCTACCATTATGCAGATGCTTTTGTGGAGGGTCTGTGGAAGAGAACCCATAGAAATCCTCACTTGACTGACACATGCCTTAGTCTGGTCACATGTCCAGTGTATGCATTGCTCTGTGCTTATTCCCATCGGGCCTAGGAATAGAACCGTGGAGAGCAGCGACGGGCCAGGTCTGACGATTGCTTCCTGTTCTCTTGAGGCTCTGCAGCAACGGGGCAGGGCAGTTATCCCTCCATTCTCCAATTCCAGCCAGTAGATTCTGCACGAACACTTTCTTAACGCTGGGTTTTGAAATGGCGGTAATGCCTCTAGGGTCCGTTCTGTAGCATCACAGCGCACAACAGGGGTGTGGGGAATTCTGAAAGGTTCCCTTCTGTTGGTGGGTTGTCGTTGTCATCAGAAGAGTGACTAAAATGGAGCTATTCCATATTTCTTCTCAGTGAGCCCAGCTCAGACATGTTCATTTCAAAAGATTGCTTCGTGCCTGGTTGCCAGGGCTGCAAATGTCACCTGAGATCTGAAAAAATCAAATACTGGTCTAACTAGTTTACAAGAGCAAGAAGCCGTCTTAGAAGATGTGggatctgtccccagctctgcgacaaacttcctgggtgaccttgagcatgtCACTTAATTTCAAGTGCTTCCATTTCGCCACCTGTAAAATGGTGGTAATCCCAACTGTTAAGGATACAGTCATGTAATGTTTGTGTgctgctcagataccatggtgggGGGCATAAAAAATGcctataaataaaaatatcccTACACCGTGGCACTGTCTGCCTCTGGCCCGGCCGTAGGCCATAAAGATTCTGCAAGCAGAATTCAACGGGCAACCTTGGCGATGCTCGACACAAACTAGatggcagctccctctgccccgGTGCAGGGGTGTGTCAGGGCGAACAAAACTAGAGAGATGGGTTTATCAGTAAAGGCAGCAGATCTCTTCAATGCTAATAGCTCTATAATAGGCATAGCATTTTATCACTTCAAATCCTTGGCCTGAAGAGTTTCACTGTATAGCTGTGAGCAGGACTCGAGAGGTAACAGTGTGGCATGGATGCTGTTGTCAAGGTGTCTTAGAATTTGCTGCTTTGAAGGGGATGGCGGGCACTTGGTTCACCGGGGTAAGGAACGTGTTCCCAAGCACGTTGGAGTAATGTCAGGAGAAGGGGGCAGTTGGGAGAGAGGCTTGTGGGGTGGAAATATCCAGGCTGGGAGATGCAAAGGAAGGCTTACAGGTAGAGGGGGGGTTGTGGGCAACTTTCAGACGGAGGAGCGGacggggggagccggggagccatTTTTGTCACCTTTTTGATAACTACGCTCTGAATTCAGATTAACGTGTGGGTTCCGCAGATCCTGGTGCCACGCTCAGCCCAGGCAGTGTTCTCCGTGGTCCCGGCTCTGAAAGATCCCCAGCCCGCACAGTCCTGAAGGAAGGTGCTCCCTGGGTGTATGTGAGGAGGGAAGATTTCAGGGGCCGAGGAGATTCTTGGGAGGGGCCCATCCATGGCACGCAGTCCCCTCAGGGGTGGGAGTAAGCTTTTTTCCTCTGTGGTAACTTACATGTCTCCTTTTCATGCTGTTGCCTTCCCTGTGATGAGCCCTTAGCACAGGGGcctcctgagcagcagctgccatgCCTGTCCAAATGGAGCTGTGAATCTGGGTGGAAATGGCCACAGGGAGGCCCTGTTCGCTTTTGCTTTGGACTGAAAGTagcacctgcacccccctgccaggTGTCGTCAGAAACAGTTAATGTGCTGCCCCGTCCAGATGGCACTCGCTGCTGCAATACGTTCGGCAGCGCTGACCCTCGCGCTGCCTTTGTTTGTGAGGCTTCGGATCAAAGGTCGGACTCCAGTTGTGCTCATTTAACACCAGGCAGTGGAGTCTTTCTCTCCAGTATTGTCATCCCAGGGAACCACGTCAGTCACTCACCCACCCAGCCGAACAAAGGGACTTCTGGGAGAcaatggggagaggagaggagaacgGCTAGAAAACAAGTCAGCTCTAGACAACAGCCTCCTTAATTAACTCCTGTCACAGCTAGAACTAAGGGCATGTCCACGCTGCAATGAAAAACCCGCCGCTGGCCCAGGTCAGCGG
Encoded proteins:
- the EIF4E2 gene encoding eukaryotic translation initiation factor 4E type 2 isoform X2 — translated: MNNKFDALKDDDSGDHDQNEENSTQKDGEKEKNDRDKPQSSTKRKAVVPGPAEHPLQYNYTFWYSRRTPGRPTSSQSYEQNIKQIGTFASVEQFWRFYSHMVRPGDLTGHSDFHLFKEGIKPMWEDDANKNGGKWIIRLRKGLASRCWENLILAMLGEQFMVGEEICGAVVSVRFQEDIISIWNKTASDQATTARIRDTLRRVLNLPPNTIMEYKTHTDSIKDNSSFRNTKITL
- the EIF4E2 gene encoding eukaryotic translation initiation factor 4E type 2 isoform X1; this translates as MNNKFDALKDDDSGDHDQNEENSTQKDGEKEKNDRDKPQSSTKRKAVVPGPAEHPLQYNYTFWYSRRTPGRPTSSQSYEQNIKQIGTFASVEQFWRFYSHMVRPGDLTGHSDFHLFKEGIKPMWEDDANKNGGKWIIRLRKGLASRCWENLILAMLGEQFMVGEEICGAVVSVRFQEDIISIWNKTASDQATTARIRDTLRRVLNLPPNTIMEYKTHTDSIKAWEEFHGLVNSSGR